A window of the Pseudomonas fluorescens genome harbors these coding sequences:
- the hutH gene encoding histidine ammonia-lyase: MSQAEKIVIADAPMRWQDVVAVARHGAQLELSAQTWARIENAQGIVQRIVASGERAYGVNTGLGALCNVSLKDEQLSQLSRNTLLSHACGVGPVLADEQTRAIMCSAIRNYSHGKSGIHRRVVEALLALLNRGITPQVPSQGSVGYLTHMAHIGIALLGVGNVSYRGQVVSAQQALAEEGLQPVQLGAKDGLCLVNGTPCMTGLGCLAIADATRLVQWADVIGAMSFEAQRGQIAAFDAEIIALKPHPGMQQVGVNLRALLDGSEVIASSKGIRTQDALSIRSIPQVHGAARDQLQHAIKQIETELNGCTDNPLLLGTPDDFRVMSQANPHGQSVALAADLLAIAMAEIGSIAERRLDRLINPHVSGLPAFLVANPGVNSGMMIVQYVAASLCAENRQLAQPAVLDNYVTSGLQEDHLSMGTNAALKLHRALENCTQILAIEYLLAAQAFEFLKEQRFGAGTDTAWRLLREKVPAYDQDRWLAPDIAAAASVLKDTDLLHNALPNLH; encoded by the coding sequence ATGTCCCAGGCTGAAAAAATCGTTATCGCCGACGCTCCGATGCGTTGGCAGGATGTGGTCGCAGTCGCCCGTCACGGCGCGCAGCTCGAGCTGTCGGCGCAGACCTGGGCGCGCATTGAAAACGCGCAGGGCATCGTCCAGCGCATCGTCGCCAGCGGCGAGCGTGCCTATGGCGTGAACACCGGGCTCGGTGCGCTGTGCAACGTTTCGCTGAAAGACGAACAGCTCAGCCAGCTGTCGCGCAACACCTTGCTCAGCCATGCCTGCGGCGTCGGCCCGGTGCTGGCCGATGAGCAGACCCGGGCAATCATGTGCTCGGCGATCCGCAACTACAGCCACGGCAAATCCGGCATTCATCGCCGGGTGGTCGAAGCGCTGCTGGCGCTGCTCAATCGCGGCATCACCCCGCAAGTGCCGTCGCAGGGTTCGGTGGGTTACCTGACCCACATGGCGCACATCGGCATCGCGCTGCTGGGCGTGGGCAATGTCAGCTATCGCGGGCAAGTGGTGTCCGCGCAGCAGGCACTGGCCGAAGAGGGCCTGCAACCGGTGCAACTCGGAGCGAAGGACGGTCTGTGTCTGGTCAACGGCACGCCGTGCATGACCGGCCTTGGTTGTCTGGCGATTGCCGACGCCACGCGTCTGGTGCAATGGGCCGACGTGATCGGTGCTATGAGCTTCGAGGCTCAGCGTGGCCAGATCGCCGCGTTCGATGCCGAGATCATCGCGCTCAAGCCGCATCCGGGGATGCAGCAGGTCGGCGTCAATCTGCGCGCCTTGCTCGATGGCAGCGAAGTGATTGCGTCGAGCAAAGGCATTCGTACCCAGGATGCGCTGAGCATCCGCTCGATCCCGCAGGTACACGGCGCCGCCCGCGATCAACTGCAACACGCGATCAAACAGATCGAAACCGAACTCAACGGCTGCACCGACAACCCGTTGCTGCTGGGCACGCCGGACGACTTCCGTGTCATGTCCCAGGCCAACCCGCACGGACAATCGGTGGCGCTGGCGGCGGATCTGCTGGCGATTGCGATGGCTGAAATCGGCTCGATTGCCGAGCGGCGTCTGGACCGTTTGATCAACCCGCACGTCAGCGGTCTGCCGGCGTTTCTGGTGGCCAATCCGGGGGTGAACTCCGGGATGATGATCGTGCAATACGTCGCCGCGTCGCTGTGCGCGGAAAACCGCCAGTTGGCGCAACCGGCAGTGCTCGACAACTACGTCACGTCGGGCTTGCAGGAAGATCACTTGAGCATGGGCACCAACGCCGCGCTGAAGCTGCACCGCGCGCTGGAAAACTGCACGCAGATCCTCGCCATCGAATATTTGCTGGCGGCCCAGGCGTTTGAATTTCTCAAGGAACAACGCTTCGGCGCCGGCACCGATACCGCCTGGCGACTGCTGCGCGAAAAAGTCCCGGCCTACGATCAGGATCGCTGGCTGGCGCCGGATATCGCCGCAGCTGCAAGCGTTCTGAAAGACACGGATCTGCTGCACAACGCATTACCGAATCTGCACTGA
- a CDS encoding quaternary amine ABC transporter ATP-binding protein has protein sequence MSNATVSKIEVKNVFKIFGNRASDALAMVGQGKTKDQVLNETGCVVGVNDLSLSIGTGEIFVIMGLSGSGKSTLVRHFNRLIDPTSGAILVDGVDILQYDMEALREFRRHKISMVFQSFGLLPHKTVLDNVAYGLKVRGETKQLCAERALHWINTVGLKGYENKYPHQLSGGMRQRVGLARALAADTDIILMDEAFSALDPLIRAEMQDQLLELQKTLHKTIVFITHDLDEAVRIGNRIAILKDGRLIQVGTPKEILHSPADEYVDRFVQRRAAVV, from the coding sequence ATGAGCAACGCAACCGTGAGCAAGATCGAAGTCAAAAACGTCTTCAAGATTTTCGGCAACCGCGCCTCGGACGCCCTGGCGATGGTCGGCCAGGGCAAGACCAAGGATCAGGTGCTGAACGAAACCGGTTGTGTGGTCGGGGTCAACGACTTGTCCCTGAGCATCGGCACTGGCGAGATCTTCGTGATCATGGGTCTCTCCGGCTCCGGCAAATCGACGCTGGTGCGCCACTTCAACCGCCTGATCGACCCGACCAGCGGCGCGATCCTGGTGGACGGCGTGGACATCCTGCAATACGACATGGAAGCCCTGCGCGAATTTCGCCGGCACAAGATCAGCATGGTGTTCCAGAGCTTCGGCCTGCTGCCGCACAAGACCGTGCTCGACAACGTCGCCTACGGCCTGAAAGTGCGTGGCGAGACCAAGCAGCTGTGCGCCGAACGTGCGCTGCACTGGATCAACACCGTGGGCCTCAAGGGCTACGAAAACAAATACCCGCACCAGCTCTCCGGCGGCATGCGCCAGCGTGTGGGCCTGGCCCGCGCCCTGGCGGCGGACACCGACATCATCCTGATGGACGAAGCGTTCAGTGCGCTGGATCCGCTGATCCGCGCCGAGATGCAGGATCAGTTGCTGGAGCTGCAAAAAACCCTGCACAAGACCATCGTCTTCATCACCCACGACCTCGACGAGGCCGTGCGCATCGGCAACCGCATCGCAATCCTCAAGGACGGCCGCCTGATCCAGGTCGGCACGCCGAAAGAGATCCTGCATTCGCCGGCAGACGAATATGTCGATCGCTTCGTACAGCGGCGGGCGGCGGTGGTCTGA